In Helianthus annuus cultivar XRQ/B chromosome 3, HanXRQr2.0-SUNRISE, whole genome shotgun sequence, a single window of DNA contains:
- the LOC110930987 gene encoding protein TPR3-like, protein MKIFFEIRKQKYLEALDKHDRSKTLEILVKDLKVFASFNEDLFKEITQLLTSENFRENEQLSKYGDTKSARAIMLVELKKLIEAKNPLFRDKLQFPNLKNSILRTLINQSFVKTRGQIPISRRYLLTIHVVNRMVRVLHHMRIIRFLESWRLSSFGCTWAVSIRTGSGTNSTCGLDV, encoded by the exons ATGAAGATATTTTTCGAGATTAGAAAGCAAAAGTATCTTGAAGCATTGGATAA GCATGACAGGTCCAAAACTCTAGAAATTCTTGTAAAAGATCTTAAAGTGTTTGCTTCATTTAATGAAGATCTTTTTAAGGAGATAACTCAGTTATTAACTTCAGAGAATTTTAG GGAGAATGAACAATTATCCAAATATGGAGATACAAAATCGGCTCGAGCTATAATGTTGGTTGAACTTAAGAAGTTAATCGAAGCGAAGAATCCTTTGTTTCGTGACAAATTGCAGTTTCCAAACCTTAAGAATTCAATATTAAGGACTCTCATAAACCAAAG CTTTGTAAAAACCCGAGGCCAAATCCCGATATCAAGACGTTATTTGTTGACCATTCACGTGGTCAACCGAATGGTGCGCGTGCTCCATCACATGCGAATAATCCGCTTCTTGGAGAGCTGGCGACTTTCCTCCTTTGGGTGCACATGGG